A region from the Leptospirillum ferriphilum ML-04 genome encodes:
- a CDS encoding sigma-54-dependent transcriptional regulator — protein sequence MARETLLVVDDEPNILKTLGDILSDEGYRVETARSAGEGIRKVEEDAPEVVFLDVWLGSDDGLSLLNAIREKSPQTQVIVMSGHGTIETAVRAIKNGAFDYVEKPFSMDKVLITVQNALRQKSLEEENQSLRRMVERNYQIVGESPVIRHLLGAIERAGPTNGWVLIQGENGTGKELVAREIHRLSPRKDRAFVDINCAAIPENLIESELFGYEKGAFTGAMTQKKGKFEVASGGTLFLDEIGDMSLPVQAKVLRVLQEKKFQRVGGNRDVTVDVRVIAASNKNLEDLIRKREFRDDLFYRLNVIPVTVPPLRERPEDIPLLLRHFIHDLVEHEGLKPKQFSEEATRLLCQYSWPGNVRELRNLIERLLIMEAEPVIERSAIERILGNRSPSSFGPEEILSLRDAREGFERDYIQDVLRKCGGNMTRASEVLRVDRTSLYRKLKTAPLEESSAEEGV from the coding sequence ATGGCGCGGGAAACACTTCTTGTCGTCGATGATGAGCCCAATATCCTGAAGACCCTCGGGGACATCCTGTCCGACGAAGGGTACAGGGTGGAAACCGCCCGATCCGCCGGAGAAGGGATTCGGAAAGTCGAGGAGGATGCCCCGGAAGTGGTCTTTCTGGACGTCTGGCTCGGGTCGGACGATGGTCTCTCCCTGCTCAATGCGATCCGGGAAAAGTCCCCCCAAACCCAGGTGATCGTCATGAGTGGCCACGGAACAATCGAAACAGCTGTCCGTGCGATCAAAAACGGCGCGTTCGACTATGTGGAAAAACCATTTTCGATGGACAAGGTTCTGATTACGGTTCAGAACGCCCTTCGTCAAAAAAGCCTGGAAGAGGAAAACCAGTCGTTACGACGAATGGTCGAGAGAAATTATCAGATCGTCGGAGAATCTCCTGTCATCCGCCATTTGCTGGGGGCAATCGAACGGGCGGGCCCGACGAACGGATGGGTTTTGATTCAGGGCGAAAACGGAACGGGAAAGGAATTGGTCGCCCGGGAGATTCATCGCCTTTCTCCCCGGAAAGACCGCGCATTCGTCGATATCAACTGCGCCGCGATTCCGGAAAACCTGATCGAAAGCGAGTTGTTCGGTTACGAAAAGGGCGCGTTTACGGGAGCCATGACCCAGAAAAAAGGCAAATTCGAGGTGGCGTCCGGCGGGACCCTGTTTCTGGACGAAATCGGAGACATGAGTCTTCCGGTTCAGGCAAAGGTCCTGCGCGTCCTCCAGGAAAAAAAGTTTCAGCGGGTCGGAGGAAATCGGGACGTCACTGTCGACGTGCGGGTCATTGCCGCTTCGAACAAGAATCTGGAGGACCTGATCCGAAAAAGAGAGTTCCGGGACGATCTTTTCTACCGCCTGAATGTCATCCCTGTCACCGTTCCTCCTCTTCGCGAGCGGCCGGAAGACATTCCCCTGCTCCTTCGTCATTTTATCCACGATCTTGTGGAGCATGAGGGACTGAAACCAAAACAGTTTTCGGAAGAAGCCACCCGTCTTCTCTGTCAGTACTCCTGGCCTGGAAATGTCCGGGAGTTGAGAAATCTCATTGAACGCCTGCTGATCATGGAGGCCGAGCCGGTGATCGAACGGTCCGCGATCGAACGCATTCTCGGGAACCGGTCCCCCTCGTCTTTTGGACCCGAGGAGATCCTGTCTCTCCGGGACGCGCGGGAAGGGTTCGAAAGGGATTATATTCAGGATGTTCTTCGAAAATGCGGTGGAAACATGACGCGGGCTTCCGAAGTGTTGAGGGTCGACCGGACGTCTCTCTACCGGAAGCTCAAGACAGCCCCTCTGGAGGAATCGTCTGCGGAGGAGGGAGTCTAG
- a CDS encoding class I SAM-dependent methyltransferase gives MTKKQDTEGTGSGMRRGWEQAAARYREGLGLHLGEIGKKVSSMVLPLPPGPVLDLACGPGTVLEALSRAQDRFVNVGCDFSFRMVRFARQSVSKSRGVVADQDALPFSSGSFGVVVSSMGTIFSRAPEKQLQEIGRILTPGGKFGFSAWGKPEETALGEVSRTVLRTWPHPYEGHVPPLESPYSGGRSAWLEEVTASAGLVVKKVHPDRIVFRFPDVETAARALVGTGRFSLVLEGREELEEELLDRTRQAFFPHRDPRTGQVQLENRYYLFVLEKPSS, from the coding sequence ATGACAAAAAAGCAGGACACAGAGGGGACGGGTAGCGGGATGCGTCGCGGATGGGAACAGGCAGCCGCGCGTTACCGGGAAGGGCTCGGACTTCACCTGGGGGAAATCGGGAAAAAAGTGTCTTCGATGGTTCTCCCTCTTCCCCCGGGCCCTGTCCTGGATCTGGCCTGCGGACCCGGAACCGTTCTGGAAGCCCTCTCCAGGGCTCAGGACCGGTTTGTGAACGTGGGATGCGATTTTTCCTTTCGTATGGTGCGTTTTGCCCGTCAGTCCGTTTCAAAAAGCCGGGGGGTCGTCGCCGATCAGGATGCCTTGCCGTTTTCGTCCGGGTCTTTCGGGGTGGTGGTGTCGTCGATGGGGACCATTTTTTCCCGCGCTCCCGAAAAACAGCTTCAGGAAATCGGTCGCATTTTGACGCCGGGGGGAAAGTTCGGTTTCTCGGCGTGGGGAAAACCGGAAGAAACGGCCCTGGGAGAAGTATCCCGGACTGTTCTCCGGACATGGCCCCATCCTTATGAGGGCCATGTTCCGCCCCTGGAGTCCCCCTATTCCGGAGGCAGAAGCGCCTGGCTTGAGGAAGTGACGGCTTCCGCGGGTCTTGTTGTCAAAAAGGTCCATCCCGACCGGATTGTCTTCCGGTTTCCGGACGTGGAAACCGCTGCCAGGGCGCTTGTGGGGACAGGCCGCTTTTCCCTGGTTCTGGAAGGAAGGGAGGAACTGGAAGAGGAGCTTCTCGACAGGACCCGGCAAGCGTTTTTCCCTCACCGGGATCCCCGGACCGGACAGGTGCAACTGGAAAATCGCTATTATCTGTTTGTCCTCGAAAAACCGTCTTCTTGA
- a CDS encoding precorrin-2 dehydrogenase/sirohydrochlorin ferrochelatase family protein has protein sequence MKRYPVYLDLSRRTVLVVGGGNVASRKVPALLESGAIVTVVSPSLTPDLLELARSGRIRWVRRRYIAGDERRFSLVLALTEHPDVNTGISARSNGFVNQATPSAGNPVALPFVQDHSPLLVSVGSEPPDPLLVRETGEFLGMKLLEAGIPEYAREHALLRQILLDSGWARPDIRKVLETFSLEWALRSAGREDRLVQYRERLGEIVYRKLEDSLFTP, from the coding sequence GTGAAGCGTTATCCCGTCTATCTGGATTTGTCCCGTCGGACGGTCCTGGTTGTCGGTGGCGGAAACGTGGCGTCCCGAAAGGTTCCGGCCCTTCTGGAAAGCGGAGCCATTGTGACGGTCGTCTCCCCTTCCCTGACCCCGGATCTGTTGGAACTTGCCCGTTCGGGACGGATCCGGTGGGTCCGCCGGCGATATATCGCCGGGGATGAAAGACGATTTTCGCTTGTTTTGGCTCTGACGGAACATCCGGATGTCAATACGGGGATTTCCGCACGATCGAACGGCTTCGTCAACCAGGCGACGCCGTCGGCAGGGAATCCGGTTGCTCTTCCTTTTGTTCAGGATCATTCTCCCCTCCTCGTGTCCGTCGGCTCGGAGCCACCGGATCCTCTGCTTGTCCGTGAAACGGGTGAGTTTCTGGGAATGAAGCTGCTGGAAGCGGGCATCCCGGAGTATGCCCGGGAACACGCCCTGTTAAGACAGATCCTTCTGGACAGCGGATGGGCCCGGCCGGACATTCGCAAGGTTCTGGAAACATTTTCTCTCGAATGGGCTCTTCGCTCTGCCGGGCGGGAAGACCGTCTGGTTCAATATCGGGAACGCCTCGGGGAAATAGTGTACCGGAAACTGGAGGACAGCCTTTTCACCCCTTAG
- a CDS encoding DUF6941 family protein produces MASSDFLREKSTWMCDDFRIEITSKLILVGIYPPTPVVPVIFTPGFPVTVPSLCFVQLFESDRDGIASFTSRIQNLESGRQIGGEVTGRLRLQKGQIINLLRFGGLPFHQAGSFGLSTQVEGCSDPFTANFDVKLFTPPSPSSS; encoded by the coding sequence TTGGCCTCTTCCGATTTTCTTCGGGAAAAATCCACCTGGATGTGCGACGATTTCCGCATCGAAATCACGAGCAAATTGATCCTGGTGGGAATTTATCCCCCGACGCCGGTCGTTCCGGTCATCTTTACGCCGGGATTTCCCGTGACGGTCCCCTCTCTGTGCTTCGTCCAGCTCTTTGAATCCGACCGGGACGGAATCGCGTCTTTCACCTCCCGCATCCAGAACCTCGAATCCGGAAGGCAAATCGGAGGCGAGGTGACCGGACGCCTCCGCCTCCAGAAAGGTCAGATCATCAACCTGCTCCGGTTCGGGGGGCTTCCCTTTCACCAGGCAGGCTCTTTCGGACTGTCCACACAGGTGGAAGGATGTTCCGATCCCTTTACGGCCAACTTCGATGTGAAGCTGTTCACGCCGCCTTCACCGTCGTCTTCCTGA
- a CDS encoding outer membrane protein assembly factor BamD, translated as MRPKKNLPFRYRGGLLLLVFLWPFLNGCTYLGLMPPKPKDEHTYSFRTHAYGTSALLDEASRFYFKGDFIEARGEYKRFLELHPTHPLAAFAQYRMGMCDYYQILSVDRDPTPVRKALSDFQKVIDEFPDSNYVGKAQKKIAICRDRLSRVHFYVGYFYYKTKRFKAASYRFHTILLKYPDSRKYDRAEFYFALSKFHLKQRHQAVRLLKRLIQQFPKSKYARKSSILLAFWKKEGLIGQTES; from the coding sequence TTGCGCCCGAAAAAAAATCTCCCTTTCCGATATCGGGGAGGCCTTCTTCTTCTGGTTTTTCTGTGGCCTTTTCTGAACGGATGCACATATCTCGGGCTGATGCCTCCGAAACCGAAAGACGAGCACACCTATAGTTTCCGAACGCACGCCTACGGGACGTCCGCTCTTCTGGACGAAGCCTCCCGATTTTATTTCAAGGGAGATTTCATCGAGGCGCGGGGGGAGTACAAACGGTTTCTCGAACTTCACCCGACCCATCCCCTCGCGGCTTTCGCCCAGTATCGGATGGGGATGTGCGACTATTACCAGATTCTTTCGGTCGACAGGGATCCGACGCCGGTTCGCAAGGCCCTGTCGGATTTTCAAAAAGTGATAGATGAATTTCCGGATTCCAACTACGTGGGGAAGGCCCAGAAAAAAATTGCCATCTGCCGGGACCGTCTTTCACGCGTTCACTTTTACGTAGGGTACTTTTACTATAAGACAAAAAGGTTCAAGGCCGCTTCCTACCGGTTTCACACGATCCTGCTCAAGTACCCCGATTCCCGGAAATACGACCGGGCCGAATTCTATTTTGCTCTTTCCAAGTTTCATCTGAAACAACGGCATCAGGCCGTGCGTCTTTTAAAGAGACTGATCCAGCAATTTCCCAAGTCGAAGTATGCACGGAAATCATCGATTCTGCTGGCTTTCTGGAAAAAAGAAGGTTTGATCGGACAGACGGAATCGTGA
- the queA gene encoding tRNA preQ1(34) S-adenosylmethionine ribosyltransferase-isomerase QueA, whose protein sequence is MTSDENMHHTRLDPGTFYQPETLWTTNEEQLSVSRGNPDEYDYDLPEDRIRLFPPKNRGESRLLVVGRDSGGPYFGTMEEFSRFLFPGDLLVLNDSRVLPARVFIRAPTGRKIELLFLNPQDPSPVRFLGKGIGSSSTLSLPGGGRVRDIRYLPEEGCFQGVYEGEETLLSWLESHGEMPLPPYIRKARDHHPSDRERYQTVFSRHAGSVAAPTAGLHFTEALLEHLKDKGVETATVTLHVGIGTFRPLGPGGVGQHVMHAERFLVPDETVQKIEDARRRGSRVFAVGTTVMRTLETWGQHPVRDAVPAWTRLFIRPGFPFRVVDGLLTNFHQPRSTLVVLVDSFLGGNGRWRSLYRQALEEGFMFLSYGDAMLIVPEDRRGGDA, encoded by the coding sequence ATGACGTCGGACGAAAACATGCACCACACACGCTTGGATCCGGGAACATTTTATCAGCCGGAGACTCTCTGGACAACCAATGAAGAACAACTCTCCGTTTCCCGGGGGAATCCGGACGAGTACGACTACGACCTTCCGGAAGACCGGATCCGTCTTTTTCCGCCGAAGAACCGGGGGGAAAGCCGCCTTCTCGTTGTCGGCCGCGATTCCGGAGGCCCGTATTTCGGGACGATGGAGGAGTTTTCCCGCTTTCTTTTTCCGGGAGATCTTCTGGTTTTGAACGATTCCCGGGTTCTTCCCGCGCGGGTGTTTATCCGGGCGCCAACGGGACGAAAAATCGAGCTGCTGTTTTTAAATCCGCAGGATCCTTCGCCCGTTCGTTTTCTGGGAAAGGGAATCGGATCGTCTTCGACCCTGTCTCTGCCGGGTGGGGGAAGGGTGAGGGATATCCGGTATCTTCCGGAGGAAGGCTGTTTCCAGGGGGTCTACGAAGGAGAGGAGACCCTTCTCTCCTGGCTGGAGTCCCATGGAGAGATGCCCCTTCCCCCTTATATCCGGAAAGCCCGGGACCACCATCCCAGCGACCGGGAACGATATCAGACCGTCTTCTCCCGCCACGCGGGGTCGGTGGCGGCTCCCACGGCCGGACTGCACTTCACGGAAGCGTTGCTGGAACACCTGAAGGACAAGGGGGTGGAAACGGCGACCGTCACTCTTCATGTGGGGATCGGAACCTTCCGTCCGCTCGGACCGGGCGGCGTCGGTCAGCACGTCATGCATGCCGAACGGTTTCTGGTGCCGGACGAAACGGTCCAAAAGATCGAAGACGCCCGGCGTCGGGGAAGCCGGGTGTTTGCCGTCGGGACAACGGTCATGCGGACGCTCGAAACCTGGGGCCAACATCCCGTCCGGGATGCCGTGCCGGCCTGGACGCGTCTCTTCATCCGTCCGGGTTTTCCCTTTCGTGTGGTGGACGGGTTGCTGACAAACTTCCATCAACCGCGCTCGACCCTGGTGGTTCTTGTCGACAGTTTTCTGGGGGGGAACGGCCGATGGCGCTCCCTCTACAGGCAGGCGCTGGAGGAAGGCTTCATGTTTTTGAGCTATGGCGACGCGATGCTGATCGTTCCGGAGGATCGGAGAGGGGGAGACGCATGA
- a CDS encoding CZB domain-containing protein translates to MEKAVSESSRNTFLELAKFDHLIFKFDIYSILMGFVEKSADEIVPHTQCRLGKWYYEGEGKRTFSRLPAFQELEAPHREVHHAAIESVRLYRSGGTEDRARLESEVERMEKASLKVIQVLENLSGKSKI, encoded by the coding sequence ATGGAAAAAGCAGTGTCTGAGTCCTCCCGCAACACCTTTCTCGAACTTGCCAAATTTGACCATCTGATCTTCAAGTTTGATATTTATTCCATTCTGATGGGATTTGTCGAGAAAAGTGCCGACGAGATTGTTCCCCATACCCAGTGTCGTCTGGGCAAGTGGTACTACGAAGGTGAAGGAAAAAGGACCTTTTCCCGACTCCCTGCCTTTCAGGAACTGGAAGCTCCGCACCGGGAAGTTCACCATGCCGCGATCGAATCCGTAAGGCTTTATCGTTCCGGAGGGACAGAAGACAGGGCACGACTTGAATCAGAGGTCGAGAGGATGGAGAAGGCCAGTCTGAAGGTCATCCAGGTTCTGGAAAATCTGTCCGGGAAATCCAAGATCTAG
- a CDS encoding ATP-binding protein yields the protein MTSKNTPELRKRLLRSPLVLISAFLVMTLLTTFLEMRTPPAHYSSRLISHLIVIFLFNIDLILAISLILVLLRNIVKLYWDRRTGVFGSGFKSRLIGAFLLMVLIPSVLLFIVASGFLNNSVQRWFSFPITDSLHSSLEVARGYYNQTKENTVLIAREISDEMSVRPGMVGHPDALKDFLTLKRKEYDLAGVELYVLHGDRTTAAVPVRIAQVNSLNVRLLDLPRDQITRALKKGGDAFVYSTGLGDLIRAVVPVAYPGPRGKRAMSRQGAVVVNYFVPGRFLEKMGNITHAFRDYQALQKFKNPIRESYLLLFLMITLIIIFGAVWFGIYLARKITEPIGALEKATEEVARGNLSVRVPESGQDEFALLIRSFNQMTEDLADSNRTLQEANSEMARRREYTETILEHIGTGVISIDREGVISTVNRSAEDLLSLPRHLALGKTLEEIHHPAVSVFREILARGKELDGQEVESSFALPEGQVKTFRIRTNRLSDPGGIPGAGVVIVFDDITALLTAQKAQTWREVAQRVAHEIKNPLTPIQLSAQRLQKKFLERSEDFPRVFQEAIQTIVDEVQSMKHLVDEFSSFARIPGSNPQELDIVSLLSDISWLYRSAHKDIEIVLDAPQDVPLLVLDKNAIRRVFVNLFDNAVNAMEEKGRIDISVQVVQDAVTVYFGDSGPGIPQEYQDRIFLPHFSTKHQGMGLGLAIVHRILEEHGATISYLGQSPGGPFFLSFFLYTESRIPSGKRSGRFLKWRGKHFLSSMMSPIS from the coding sequence GTGACCTCTAAAAACACGCCGGAGCTCCGAAAAAGACTTCTCCGTTCCCCTCTGGTCCTGATCAGCGCCTTTCTGGTCATGACGCTTCTGACGACGTTTCTGGAAATGCGGACCCCTCCCGCCCATTATTCTTCGCGTCTGATTTCCCATCTCATTGTTATTTTTCTGTTCAATATCGATCTGATCCTGGCCATCAGCCTGATCCTGGTGTTGCTCCGGAATATCGTCAAACTCTACTGGGACCGGCGGACGGGGGTGTTCGGCAGCGGGTTCAAGTCCCGTCTCATCGGGGCGTTTTTGTTGATGGTCCTGATCCCGTCCGTTCTTCTGTTCATTGTCGCAAGCGGATTTTTGAACAATTCGGTCCAGAGGTGGTTCAGCTTTCCGATCACCGACTCCCTGCACTCCTCCCTGGAGGTGGCGCGCGGCTATTATAACCAGACCAAGGAAAACACCGTTTTGATCGCACGGGAGATTTCCGATGAAATGTCCGTCCGCCCGGGGATGGTGGGCCATCCGGATGCGTTAAAGGATTTTCTGACGCTGAAGCGCAAGGAGTATGACCTGGCGGGGGTTGAGCTGTATGTCCTTCACGGGGACCGGACAACGGCGGCTGTTCCGGTCCGGATTGCCCAGGTCAATTCGCTCAATGTCCGGCTCCTCGATCTTCCGAGAGACCAGATCACGCGCGCGCTCAAAAAAGGGGGGGACGCGTTTGTCTATTCCACCGGACTGGGGGATCTGATTCGGGCTGTTGTTCCGGTCGCCTATCCCGGTCCCCGGGGAAAACGGGCGATGTCCCGCCAGGGTGCCGTTGTGGTGAACTACTTCGTTCCCGGGCGGTTTCTTGAAAAAATGGGCAACATTACCCATGCCTTCCGGGATTATCAGGCTCTCCAGAAATTCAAGAACCCGATCCGGGAGTCGTATCTCCTTCTTTTTTTGATGATCACGCTGATCATCATTTTCGGAGCGGTCTGGTTCGGAATTTATCTGGCGCGCAAGATTACGGAACCGATCGGTGCGCTTGAAAAGGCGACCGAAGAGGTCGCCCGCGGAAATTTGTCCGTGCGTGTTCCGGAGTCCGGTCAGGACGAGTTCGCCCTTCTCATCCGCTCCTTCAACCAGATGACGGAAGATCTCGCGGATTCGAACCGGACTCTCCAGGAAGCCAACTCGGAAATGGCCCGTCGGCGGGAGTATACGGAAACCATCCTCGAACATATTGGAACCGGCGTGATTTCCATCGACCGGGAGGGGGTCATCTCCACGGTGAACCGTTCGGCGGAAGACCTTCTGTCCCTGCCCCGGCATCTGGCCTTGGGGAAAACGTTGGAGGAAATCCATCATCCGGCCGTGTCTGTTTTTCGTGAAATTCTTGCCCGCGGGAAAGAGCTGGACGGGCAGGAGGTCGAATCATCCTTTGCGTTGCCGGAGGGTCAGGTCAAAACGTTTCGGATCCGGACCAACCGTTTGTCGGATCCGGGTGGCATTCCCGGGGCGGGAGTCGTCATCGTCTTTGACGATATCACGGCGCTTCTGACGGCCCAAAAAGCCCAGACCTGGCGGGAGGTTGCCCAACGGGTCGCCCATGAGATCAAAAATCCGCTGACTCCGATTCAATTGTCCGCCCAGCGTCTGCAGAAAAAATTTCTGGAACGTTCCGAAGACTTTCCCCGGGTTTTTCAGGAGGCGATTCAGACGATCGTCGACGAAGTCCAGAGCATGAAACATCTGGTCGACGAGTTTTCTTCCTTTGCCCGTATTCCCGGGAGCAACCCCCAGGAACTGGACATCGTCTCCCTGTTGTCGGACATTTCCTGGCTTTATCGTTCGGCACACAAAGACATCGAAATCGTTCTGGATGCTCCCCAGGACGTTCCGTTGTTGGTTCTGGACAAAAACGCGATCCGTCGGGTTTTTGTGAACCTGTTCGACAATGCGGTCAACGCCATGGAGGAAAAGGGCCGAATCGATATTTCCGTTCAGGTTGTGCAGGACGCGGTGACCGTTTATTTCGGAGACTCTGGTCCCGGGATTCCCCAGGAATACCAGGACCGGATCTTCTTGCCCCATTTCTCGACAAAACACCAGGGAATGGGGTTGGGGTTGGCGATCGTTCATCGTATTCTGGAGGAGCATGGGGCGACCATTTCCTACCTGGGGCAATCCCCGGGGGGGCCCTTTTTTCTCTCGTTTTTCCTCTACACAGAGTCCCGGATTCCGTCCGGGAAGCGTTCAGGGAGGTTCCTTAAATGGCGCGGGAAACACTTCTTGTCGTCGATGATGAGCCCAATATCCTGA
- a CDS encoding 3-oxoacyl-ACP synthase III family protein, with protein MSTFDTLSHPVYLCGIGWTRFLEKKAFLPGKNGGPPAMPQESLTGIKTRTVAEEHGVENLAEMAVRDLFSDHADRLDTVDFLMMTSTSPGILLPATASIVGGRLFREKTVPCVDIGGSCSGSLVALSAGSALLCAGSVRNLLVVSAEKKTAQLCPTHGPETAGIFGDMGAAALLSDSPRGLHRWPPFRLKAIRIRSRGDLASLIWKEPDPCDGAPLIRMNGPRVFREAVSTLTGEVPDFLKGQGLSTSDIALAIFHQANGRLLGHVARKLGFPPKNVPLTLTEFGNTSSSSTLLTLAQALEERGRVDGPVLLATFGGGITWGLALLEPV; from the coding sequence ATGTCAACTTTTGACACCCTCTCTCATCCTGTCTATCTCTGCGGCATCGGCTGGACGCGATTTCTGGAAAAAAAAGCGTTTCTGCCGGGCAAAAACGGCGGACCGCCCGCGATGCCGCAAGAATCACTGACCGGAATAAAAACCCGGACGGTCGCAGAAGAGCATGGAGTCGAAAACCTCGCCGAAATGGCCGTTCGGGATCTGTTCAGCGACCATGCCGACCGGCTGGACACCGTCGACTTCCTGATGATGACCTCCACGTCACCCGGCATTCTCCTCCCGGCCACAGCCTCCATTGTCGGCGGACGCCTCTTCCGGGAAAAAACCGTCCCTTGCGTGGATATCGGAGGATCCTGCAGCGGTTCCCTGGTCGCCCTGTCTGCCGGTTCCGCTCTTCTTTGCGCGGGATCGGTCCGAAATCTTCTGGTCGTGAGTGCCGAAAAAAAAACGGCTCAGCTTTGCCCGACCCATGGCCCCGAGACCGCCGGGATTTTTGGCGACATGGGAGCGGCGGCCCTGTTATCGGACTCTCCCCGGGGTCTGCATCGCTGGCCACCCTTTCGTCTCAAAGCCATCCGCATCCGAAGCCGGGGGGACCTGGCCAGCCTGATCTGGAAAGAGCCCGACCCCTGCGACGGCGCGCCGCTGATCCGGATGAACGGCCCCCGTGTTTTCCGCGAAGCTGTCTCGACATTGACGGGGGAGGTGCCCGATTTTCTGAAGGGACAAGGACTTTCGACTTCTGACATCGCCCTGGCCATTTTCCATCAGGCCAACGGAAGACTTCTGGGGCATGTCGCCCGAAAGCTGGGGTTCCCTCCCAAAAACGTTCCCCTGACTTTGACGGAATTCGGGAACACCTCTTCTTCCAGCACGCTGCTGACACTGGCTCAGGCTCTGGAAGAACGCGGCAGAGTGGACGGTCCGGTTCTTCTCGCCACTTTTGGGGGAGGCATTACCTGGGGACTCGCCCTTCTGGAACCGGTCTAG
- a CDS encoding MarC family protein, with protein MSHRFLLAFLPLFVAIDPPGILPFFLSLTQGLPAPQKKTIARTASLTAFLLSLSFALGGRVILDYLGLSIWDFSIAGGILLLVLSVSDLLQSQKLPEEEDVSAKNLTRRSLGVVPLGIPVIAGPATLTTALTLSKSGPLWAVVSALLVNMLLIYFLLSRSEKLNRIMGNTLSSAVGKIFSLLLAAIAVSLIHKGIVGLMMP; from the coding sequence ATGAGTCACCGGTTTCTTCTCGCGTTTCTTCCGTTGTTCGTGGCGATCGATCCGCCCGGAATCCTGCCCTTTTTTCTCAGTCTAACACAGGGTCTTCCCGCCCCCCAAAAAAAGACGATTGCACGGACGGCGTCTCTCACGGCGTTTCTCCTGAGCCTGTCGTTCGCCCTGGGAGGACGCGTGATCCTGGACTATCTTGGATTGTCCATCTGGGACTTTTCCATCGCGGGAGGCATTCTCCTTCTGGTCCTGTCCGTCTCGGACCTTCTGCAGTCCCAAAAACTCCCGGAAGAAGAAGATGTATCGGCGAAAAATCTGACCCGGCGGTCTCTTGGGGTCGTCCCTCTGGGAATTCCCGTGATTGCCGGTCCGGCCACCCTGACGACCGCCCTGACGCTCAGCAAGAGCGGTCCCTTGTGGGCCGTTGTCTCGGCTCTCCTCGTCAACATGCTCCTGATTTATTTTTTACTGTCCCGCTCCGAAAAACTGAACCGGATCATGGGAAACACCCTTTCGAGCGCTGTCGGAAAAATCTTTTCCCTCTTGCTGGCAGCCATCGCGGTCAGCCTGATCCACAAGGGGATCGTCGGTCTCATGATGCCCTGA
- the pyrE gene encoding orotate phosphoribosyltransferase — MSDLHISLQFVSPDQRIQRIQEEKEELFRILYERSFLYRPDRPFTLSSGRQSPVYLDGKKTTLGHPRAQFLVGDLLYQMIAPFSPEGVGGLTLGADPISVAVSLVSGLYRHPIPSFVVRKEAKDHGTRNPIEGDLAPGSRVVVVEDVVTTGASGMKAVKACQDAGHRVLKVISLVDREEGGRALFEGAGLPFESLFSLKKFIEYDAEVRGTR, encoded by the coding sequence GTGTCCGACCTACATATATCACTCCAGTTCGTTTCACCGGACCAGCGCATCCAGCGTATTCAGGAAGAAAAGGAAGAACTCTTCCGGATTCTTTACGAGAGGTCTTTTCTCTATCGCCCGGATCGTCCCTTTACATTATCCTCCGGACGTCAAAGCCCGGTTTATCTTGATGGCAAGAAAACGACCCTGGGACATCCAAGAGCCCAATTTCTGGTTGGAGATCTGCTGTATCAGATGATTGCTCCTTTTTCTCCGGAAGGGGTCGGAGGTCTGACCCTGGGGGCCGATCCGATCAGTGTGGCTGTCTCTCTCGTGAGCGGTTTATATCGCCACCCGATTCCCTCTTTTGTCGTTCGCAAGGAAGCCAAGGATCACGGGACACGCAATCCGATCGAAGGCGATCTTGCTCCGGGTTCCCGGGTCGTGGTTGTCGAAGATGTTGTCACGACAGGGGCTTCGGGGATGAAAGCTGTCAAAGCCTGTCAGGACGCGGGCCATCGTGTTCTGAAAGTCATCTCCCTTGTTGACCGGGAAGAGGGGGGAAGAGCCCTGTTCGAAGGAGCCGGGCTTCCCTTTGAATCTCTCTTTTCTCTGAAAAAATTTATCGAATATGATGCGGAAGTCCGGGGGACCCGTTAA